The following coding sequences are from one Gossypium raimondii isolate GPD5lz chromosome 4, ASM2569854v1, whole genome shotgun sequence window:
- the LOC105780665 gene encoding 60S ribosomal protein L34, whose protein sequence is MVQRLTYRTRHSYATKSNHHRVVKTPGGKLVYQTTKKRASGPKCPVTGKRIQGIPHLRPAEYKRSRLPRNRRTVNRAYGGVLSSSAVRERIIRAFLVEEQKIVKKVLKIQKSKEKQASKS, encoded by the exons ATGGTTCAAAGGCTCACTTACCGTACTCGCCATAGCTACGCTACCAAATCCAACCATCACCGTGTCGTTAAGACCCCTG GTGGGAAATTGGTCTATCAGACAACTAAGAAAAGAGCAAGTGGGCCTAAGTGTCCTGTCACTGGCAAGAGAATTCAGGGT ATTCCTCACTTGAGACCTGCTGAATACAAAAGGTCTAGATTGCCAAGGAACCGCCGGACTGTGAATCGTGCTTATGGTGGTGTTTTGTCCTCCAGTGCTGTTAGAGAGAG GATAATTCGAGCCTTCTTGGTGGAAGAGCAGAAAATTGTGAAGAAGGTTCTGAAGATCCAGAAGTCCAAGGAAAAGCAAGCTTCAAAGAGCTAA
- the LOC105780823 gene encoding uncharacterized protein LOC105780823, translating to MRTLNDFMIKTRFNFKNMSSFNLFLFQNLVPFGGFLLISISALFSSLFAIFSKALSWIQSDEISKLNNSIPIETEPEDVTEEKTKETKPVATEPKVEDTGIIEEDGSPKFFFKFQFQTQTFEEFSKKFEAKEKYNLGLDSIPSIPYTSTNKYEFKSGDDLSCIMEKPEDLSFCVKEMYADSSNGFLSEQDFMEDDSSENEVDTQQSKPIVCENIPGNLEFLSEEDTTVPETDMGSITSSPENLSDCEDFEADSSRNIEDEDTMEELQSKNKDINALDNSEKSNLENPLASDPEDSTDLETLWEHQELIEQLKMELKKVKATGLPTILEESESPKIMDDLKPWKIDEKFQYADRMSELHKFYKSYRERMRKFDILNYQKMYAIGVLHSKDPFQSISTHKSSSAPPITSLLPQNLWPRRRKTSDSDPMSKFINELHGDLEMVYVGQLCLSWEILHWQYEKAIGIWESDPYCMRRYNEVAGEFQQFQVLIQRFIENEPFEGPRVRNYIKNRCVLRNLLQVPVIREDSLKDKRKGRRKGRDEDDNAITADMLVEIMEEAIRIFWRFLRADKDANIVIRKMRKGAQVEPTEPDELQLLATLQTSLQKKDKKLREIVRSGNCILRKLKKNEEENSDQVLYFFSQVDLKLVARVLNMSNVTRDQLLWCHSKLSKINFVNRKINVEPSFLLFPC from the exons ATGCGTACCCTGAATGATTTTATGATCAAAACCCGTTTTAATTTCAAGAATATGAGTTCTTTtaacttgtttttgtttcaaaatttggtTCCTTTTGGTGGGTTTTTATTGATCTCCATCTCTGCCCTGTTTTCCTCTCTGTTTGCTATCTTCAGCAAAGCTTTGTCATg GATTCAGAGTGATGAGATTTCTAAGCTCAATAATTCGATTCCAATTGAAACAGAGCCAGAGGATGTCACAGAAGAGAAAACGAAGGAAACCAAACCTGTGGCTACTGAACCGAAGGTTGAAGACACTGGAATCATTGAAGAAGATGGATCTCCAAAATTCTTTTTCAAGTTTCAGTTTCAAACTCAGACTTTCGAAGAATTCAGCAAGAAATTTGAAGCAAAAGAGAAATATAACCTTGGCCTAGACTCAATTCCTTCAATTCCTTATACAAGCACGAACAAGTATGAGTTCAAGTCAGGGGATGATCTTAGTTGTATAATGGAGAAGCCTGAGGATTTAAGCTTTTGTGTGAAAGAAATGTATGCTGATTCCAGCAATGGGTTCTTGTCAGAACAAGATTTCATGGAAGACGATTCATCAGAGAATGAAGTTGATACCCAACAAAGTAAACCAATTGTTTGCGAAAATATTCCAGGGAATCTTGAGTTTCTTTCAGAGGAGGACACCACTGTTCCAGAGACTGATATGGGTTCCATTACTTCAAGCCCTGAAAACCTGAGTGATTGTGAAGATTTTGAGGCTGATTCTTCAAGGAACATTGAAGATGAAGACACAATGGAAGAGCTTCAGAGCAAGAATAAGGATATAAATGCTTTAGATAATTCAGAAAAGTCCAATTTAGAGAATCCATTAGCTTCAGATCCTGAGGATTCAACTGATTTGGAAACTTTATGGGAACATCAAGAACTGATAGAACAGCTGAAAATGGAGCTGAAAAAGGTTAAAGCAACAGGCCTGCCAACCATCTTAGAAGAATCAGAATCCCCAAAGATAATGGATGATTTGAAGCCATGGAAAATTGATGAGAAGTTCCAATATGCAGATAGAATGAGTGAACTTCACAAATTCTACAAGAGTTATAGAGAAAGGATGAGGAAATTCGACATCTTGAATTACCAGAAGATGTATGCAATAG GGGTTCTTCATTCAAAGGatccatttcaatcaatttcaaCCCACAAATCATCTTCAGCTCCACCAATTACATCTCTCCTCCCTCAAAACCTTTGGCCAAGAAGGCGGAAAACATCGGATTCTGACCCCATGTCGAAGTTCATCAACGAACTCCACGGTGATCTGGAAATGGTGTACGTAGGGCAACTGTGCCTTTCTTGGGAAATACTTCATTGGCAATACGAGAAAGCCATTGGAATATGGGAATCTGATCCTTACTGCATGCGTCGATACAATGAAGTTGCCGGTGAATTTCAACAGTTCCAAGTTCTGATTCAAAGGTTCATAGAGAATGAACCCTTTGAAGGTCCAAGGGTACGAAACTACATCAAGAACCGATGTGTTCTACGGAATCTCCTTCAAGTTCCCGTCATCCGAG AGGATAGCTTGAAGGATAAAAGGAAAGGTAGAAGAAAAGGAAGAGATGAAGATGACAATGCAATTACAGCTGATATGCTAGTGGAGATCATGGAGGAAGCAATAAGAATATTTTGGCGATTCCTTCGAGCTGATAAAGATGCTAACATTGTGATCCGTAAGATGAGGAAAGGTGCTCAAGTGGAACCTACAGAGCCTGATGAGCTTCAACTTCTAGCAACCCTTCAAACTAGCTTACAAAAG AAGGATAAGAAGCTTAGAGAAATAGTAAGGAGTGGGAACTGCATATTAAGGAAATTGAAGAAGAATGAAGAGGAGAATTCAGATCAAGTGCTTTACTTCTTCTCTCAAGTGGATTTGAAATTAGTGGCAAGAGTTTTGAACATGTCAAATGTGACAAGAGACCAACTTTTATGGTGCCATTCCAAATTAAGCAAGATTAACTTTGTTAATAGGAAGATTAATGTTGAACCATCCTTTTTGCTTTTCCCAtgttga